The following coding sequences lie in one Rutidosis leptorrhynchoides isolate AG116_Rl617_1_P2 chromosome 6, CSIRO_AGI_Rlap_v1, whole genome shotgun sequence genomic window:
- the LOC139853251 gene encoding bystin-like codes for MGRKRERIQNPQPFLSDDTNQSASKKRTKKPAKQHQHEETLISEGMSSKILKEALIQQKEIQEETDAENPNNIVFPEEPVTQAQDDDDDVDNFAGFSDNHSQFGGYEEEINEDEEKLLQAFFSRDARPQRTLADIIVEKIKEKDQVPTGLSAGTQPVPKLDDSIIEIYKSVGEIFKKYTSGKLPLAFKSIPAKQHWEELLYLTEPEKWSPNAVYQATRILASNMSSKKVERFYKFVLLPRIRQDIKKNKKLHFALYQALKKAVYKPAAFNKGILFPLCESRTCNLREAVIIGSILQKVSIPPLHSSLALMKLAEMEYGGTTSYFIKLLVEKKYALPYRVIDAMVAHFMRFCEDSRDMPVIWHQSLLAFVERYKHELTKEQKDDIYYLVKKQRHKLVTPEILRELNNSRNRGEKEDDLMSISSNISVINKTIDEDRFDIPDVPMEED; via the exons ATGGGGAGAAAACGTGAACGAATCCAAAACCCCCAACCGTTTTTATCCGATGACACCAACCAATCTGCCTCCAAAAAACGTACCAAAAAACCGGCTAAACAACATCAACATGAAGAAACG CTTATTTCTGAGGGAATGAGTTCGAAGATATTGAAGGAAGCTTTAATTCAACAAAAGGAGATTCAGGAAGAAACAGATGCTGAAAACCCTAATAACATTGTTTTCCCTGAAGAACCTGTTACTCAAgctcaagatgatgatgatgatgttgataattTTGCTGGTTTTTCTGATAATCATAGTCAGTTTGGTGGTTATGAG GAAGAAATTAACGAGGATGAAGAGAAGTTACTGCAAGCTTTCTTTTCTAGGGATGCAAGACCACAGCGAACTTTAGCTGACATCATCGTGGAGAAGATCAAAGAAAAAGATCAAGTGCCTACAG GTTTATCTGCAGGAACTCAACCCGTGCCAAAGCTGGATGATTCCATCATAGAAATATACAAGAG TGTTGGAGAAATTTTCAAGAAGTATACTTCAGGAAAATTGCCATTAGCCTTTAAAAGCATACCAGCCAAGCAACACTGGGAAGAACTTTTGTACTTGACAGAACCTGAAAAATGGTCGCCTAATGCAGTATACCAAGCCACCAGAATACTTGCATCAAATATGAGTTCAAAAAAAGTGGAGAGGTTTTACAAATTCGTTTTACTCCCTCGTATTAGACAAGATATAAAGAAGAACAAAAAACTCCATTTTGCATTGTATCAAGCTCTGAAAAAGGCTGTATATAAACCAGCTGCCTTCAATAAAGGAATCTTGTTTCCTTTATGTGAG TCAAGGACTTGCAATTTAAGAGAGGCTGTTATTATTGGAAGCATCCTTCAAAAAGTATCTATTCCGCCACTTCATTCCAG TCTTGCGTTAATGAAACTTGCAGAAATGGAGTATGGTGGCACCACTAG TTATTTCATAAAGCTGTTAGTTGAGAAGAAATATGCTTTGCCATATCGAGTTATTGATGCAATGGTTGCACATTTTATGAGATTTTGTGAGGATTCGAGAGATATGCCTGTGATCTGGCATCAGTCGCTTCTTGCATTCGTGGAGAG GTACAAACACGAACTGACAAAGGAACAAAAGGATGATATCTATTATCTTGTGAAAAAGCAGAGACATAAATTG GTCACACCTGAAATATTAAGGGAGCTGAATAACAGCCGTAACCGTGGGGAGAAAGAAGATGACCTTATGTCAATTT CTTCCAATATTTCGGTGATCAACAAGACCATAGATGAGGATAGATTCGATATCCCAGATGTCCCCATGGAAGAAGATTAA